Proteins encoded within one genomic window of Theobroma cacao cultivar B97-61/B2 chromosome 7, Criollo_cocoa_genome_V2, whole genome shotgun sequence:
- the LOC18593338 gene encoding receptor-like protein 12: MGLYGHSLVDFYSYSIEIAIKGVEIELEKIFIGLTSIDLSSNEFQGEIPKVIGELNSLKELNLSHNNLSGCIPTSMGNLAAIESLDLSSNKLVGKIPSELISLNFLEVLNLSQNQLVGLIPQGNQFNTFGNDSYAGNSGLCGFPLPKSCDNTEASVFHEEVDPESGFEWKATLMGYGSGLVLGISAAYIMFTLGRPKWLVRMVEEAGYKLKRYLRGQRNL; the protein is encoded by the coding sequence ATGGGACTGTATGGTCATTCTTTGGTTGACTTCTATAGCTATTCTATTGAAATTGCAATAAAAGGAGTAGAGATTGAATTGGAGAAAATATTCATCGGGTTGACGAGCATTGACCTCTCAAGTAATGAGTTTCAAGGTGAGATTCCAAAGGTTATTGGAGAGCTTAACTCACTCAAAGAGCTAAACCTTTCTCATAATAACCTTAGTGGTTGTATCCCAACATCAATGGGGAATTTGGCAGCAATTGAGTCGCTGGATCTCTCTTCAAACAAGCTAGTTGGGAAGATTCCTTCAGAGTTGATtagtttgaattttcttgaagTGTTAAATCTTTCACAAAATCAACTCGTTGGACTTATACCTCAGGGAAACCAATTCAATACCTTCGGCAATGATTCCTATGCTGGTAACTCGGGATTGTGTGGGTTTCCATTGCCAAAGAGCTGTGACAACACTGAGGCATCCGTTTTCCATGAGGAAGTAGATCCTGAATCTGGATTTGAGTGGAAAGCAACATTGATGGGTTATGGAAGTGGACTAGTGTTGGGAATATCTGCAGCATATATCATGTTCACACTTGGAAGACCCAAATGGCTTGTGAGGATGGTTGAAGAAGCAGGCTACAAATTGAAGAGATATCTCAGAGGACAAAGGAATTTGTAA
- the LOC108662930 gene encoding receptor like protein 30-like, whose translation MCCLLIRSFQLLYLLFFLLNFQAYLSSCSSSITPLCSPEEAAALIQFKTSFSISQDSSWNSDHYAGINSYPKTNSWKEGSDCCSWDGVTCDSMKGQVIGLDLSCSQLYGRIPSNSSLFHLPHLQKLNLAHNNFYFSKMSSKFGGFASLMYLNLSDSNFAGQVPSQVSHLSKLVSLDLSQNYYQPLDRHTLEGLVENLTEFPH comes from the exons ATGTGCTGCTTACTCATCAGATCCTTTCAACTCCTCTaccttcttttcttcctcttgaattttcaagcGTATCTTTCatcttgttcttcttcaatAACACCATTATGCTCTCCTGAAGAAGCTGCTGCATTGATCCAATTCAAGACCTCTTTTTCCATCAGTCAAGATTCATCTTGGAATTCTGATCATTATGCTGGCATTAACTCTTATCCCAAGACAAATTCATGGAAGGAGGGTTCAGATTGCTGCTCATGGGATGGGGTCACTTGTGATAGCATGAAAGGTCAAGTGATTGGCCTGGACTTGAGTTGCAGTCAGCTATATGGCAGAATCCCTTCCAATAGTAGTCTCTTCCATCTTCCACACCTACAGAAACTCAACCTAGCCCAcaacaatttttacttttccaAGATGTCATCTAAGTTTGGTGGGTTTGCAAGCCTAATGTATCTCAATCTCTCTGATTCAAACTTTGCAGGTCAAGTCCCATCCCAAGTCTCCCACTTGTCGAAATTGGTTTCACTTGATCTCTCTCAGAATTATTATCAACCACTTGACAGGCATACTCTGGAAGGACTCGTTGAGAACCTAACAGAG TTTCCACATTGA
- the LOC108662929 gene encoding receptor like protein 30-like has product MWCLLKAFQLLHLLLFLLTFQANLSSSSSSITQLCSPEEAAALIQFKTSFSISEYASWNCDHYAGIKSYPKTNSWKEGSNCCSWDGITCDNVNGQVIGLDLSCSQLYGSIPSNSSLFHLPHLQKLNLASNDFNSSKMSSKFGRFASLVYLNLSFASFAGEVPSQISHLSKLVSLDLSWNCYQPLDRHTLEGLVENLTEVRQLFLGDINMSSINPNVLTNLSSSLRALNLEACDLRGKFPKNIFHLPNLKSLYLRRNENLALYFPKLNQTSNLQLLDLSSMFFSTESIDSIGNLQSLKYLDLSWTSFPGGWPKTITNLSSLEHLDASDSSFSGALPNSIGNLVSLEYLNLQSSNLSGSIPISLGNLSQLNHLDLSWNYFSGQIPSSLTNLRQLNHLDLSWNYFSEQIPSSLTNLRQLEFFSLFYNQLEGSIPDEVNAFPNLISLDLSSNLLNGTLPSWLYTVSTLKHIYLNDNKLSGDIKEFQCKSLEQIRFGNNKLKGPIPSSIFQLVNLTTVDFSHLSGFVQINMFSKLQNLQYLDLSYSSLSLNSNGTSADYVFPNLQYLYLSSCNVNEFPQFLKGSKSLQHLDLSNNKIYGKIPKWMWDVGKDSLTFLNLTHNNLTDFEQIPWKGIEILDLSSNFIHGDLPIPPSTTSVFLISNNNLSGELPSLLCNANSFEFLDLSRNNLSGIIPQCFGNLSRSLSVLNLQRNNFCGLIPSVFTKGCHLNYLNLNGNQLEGPLPQDIINCGGLEVLNLGNNKINDTFPHWLESLTQLQVLVLHSNQLHGSFQDPWSNHSFSKIQIFDLSNNYFTGPLPVKYIKNFKAMINLSKDKSARSYMGEYVPSALANFYSYSIEIAIKGVEIELEKIFIALTSIDLSNNEFQGEIPKVIGELDSLKGLNLSHNNLSGCIPTSMGNLTALESLDLSSNKLVGKIPTQLNSLDFLEVLNLSQNQLVGPIPQGKQFDTFGRDSYAGNLGLCGFLLSRSCDNTEAPFFHDSTEALIFHVEADSESGFVWKATFMGYGSGLVLGISAAYIMFTLGRPKWLVRMVEEVGYKLKRYLRGRRNL; this is encoded by the coding sequence ATGTGGTGCTTACTCAAAGCCTTTCAACTCCTCCACCTTCTTTTGTTCCTCCTGACTTTTCAAGCCAAtctttcatcttcttcttcttcaattaCACAGTTGTGCTCTCCTGAAGAAGCTGCTGCATTGATCCAATTCAAGACCTCTTTTTCCATCAGTGAATATGCATCTTGGAATTGTGATCATTATGCTGGCATTAAATCTTATCCCAAGACAAATTCATGGAAGGAGGGTTCAAATTGCTGCTCATGGGATGGGATCACTTGTGATAACGTCAACGGTCAAGTGATTGGCCTTGACTTGAGTTGCAGTCAGCTCTATGGCAGCATCCCCTCCAATAGTAGTCTCTTCCATCTTCCACACTTGCAGAAACTCAACCTAGCCTCCAACGATTTTAACTCTTCCAAGATGTCATCTAAGTTTGGTCGGTTTGCAAGTCTGGTGTATCTTAACCTGTCTTTCGCATCCTTTGCAGGAGAAGTCCCATCCCAAATCTCCCACTTGTCAAAATTGGTTTCACTTGATCTCTCTTGGAATTGTTATCAACCACTTGATAGGCATACTCTGGAAGGACTCGTTGAGAACCTAACAGAGGTGAGACAACTTTTTCTTGGTGATATCAATATGTCTTCTATTAATCCTAATGTCTTGACGAATCTATCCTCATCTCTAAGGGCCCTTAATCTTGAGGCTTGTGATTTGCGAGGAAAATTCccaaaaaacatttttcaccTGCCTAACCTCAAGTCCCTCTATTTAAGGCGCAACGAAAACCTCGCTCTCTATTTTCCAAAGTTGAACCAGACCAGCAATCTTCAACTTTTAGATCTATCAAGCATGTTCTTCTCTACAGAATCGATAGATTCAATAGGCAATTTACAAtctttgaaatatttggaTTTATCATGGACTTCTTTTCCTGGAGGGTGGCCTAAGACTATCACgaatttatcatctttggaGCATTTGGATGCATCAGACTCATCTTTCTCAGGAGCATTGCCCAACTCAATCGGGAATCTAGTGTCCTTGGAGTATTTAAATCTTCAATCATCCAACTTGTCAGGATCAATTCCGATATCATTGGGAAACCTCTCACAACTCAATCATTTAGATTTGTCATGGAACTATTTTAGTGGACAAATTCCATCCTCACTTACAAACCTAAGACAACTCAATCATTTAGATTTGTCATGGAACTATTTTAGTGAACAAATTCCATCCTCACTTACAAACCTAAGACAACTTGaattcttttcccttttttataACCAACTAGAGGGTTCCATTCCTGATGAGGTGAATGCCTTTCCTAATCTAATCTCTCTAGACTTATCTTCTAATTTACTCAATGGAACACTTCCCTCATGGTTGTATACAGTTTCCACATTGAAGCACATATATCTCAACGATAACAAGCTCAGTGGTGATATCAAGGAATTCCAGTGCAAATCACTAGAACAGATCCGTTTTGGGAATAATAAACTCAAAGGTCCTATTCCATCTTCAATATTCCAACTTGTGAATCTTACTACAGTTGACTTTTCACATCTAAGTGGGTTTGTACAGATTAACATGTTCTCAAAACTCCAAAATCTCCAGTACCTTGATCTTTCATATAGCAGTCTATCCTTAAACTCTAATGGTACTAGTGCTGATTATGTGTTTCCTAATCTTCAGTATTTGTACTTGTCTTCTTGCAATGTCAATGAATTTCCCCAATTTTTAAAAGGTTCAAAAAGTTTGCAACATTTAGACCTTTccaacaataaaatttatggcAAGATTCCTAAGTGGATGTGGGATGTGGGGAAGGACTCTTTGACATTCTTGAACTTAACTCACAACAATTTGACGGATTTTGAACAAATTCCATGGAAGGGAATTGAAATTCTTGACCTTAGCTCCAATTTCATTCATGGAGATCTTCCGATTCCACCTTCAACAACATCTGTCTTTCTTATCtcaaataataatttgagCGGTGAGCTCCCTTCTCTGCTATGCAATGCAAATTCCTTTGAATTTCTTGACTTGTCTCGCAACAACTTGAGTGGAATTATTCCACAATGTTTTGGAAACTTAAGCCGAAGCCTTTCAGTGTTGAATCTACAAAGGAACAACTTCTGTGGACTCATTCCTTCGGTTTTTACAAAGGGATGTCACTTGAATTATCTCAACTTAAATGGCAATCAATTAGAAGGGCCTTTACCACAAGACATCATTAATTGTGGAGGTTTGGAAGTGCTAAATCTTGGTAACAACAAGATCAATGATACATTTCCTCATTGGTTGGAAAGTCTTACACAACTACAAGTTCTTGTGCTGCATTCGAATCAATTGCATGGTTCCTTTCAAGATCCGTGGTCCAATCattctttctctaaaattcaaatttttgatCTGTcgaataattattttactggTCCACTTCCcgttaaatatataaaaaatttcaaggcTATGATAAATCTCTCAAAAGATAAAAGTGCAAGGTCGTACATGGGAGAGTATGTTCCTTCTGCTTTGGCTAACTTCTATAGCTATTCTATTGAAATTGCAATAAAAGGAGTAGAGATTGAATTGGAGAAAATATTCATCGCGTTGACGAGCATTGACCTCTCAAACAATGAGTTTCAAGGTGAGATTCCAAAGGTTATTGGAGAGCTTGACTCACTCAAAGGGCTAAACCTTTCTCATAATAACCTTAGTGGTTGTATCCCCACATCAATGGGGAATTTGACAGCACTTGAGTCACTGGATCTCTCTTCGAATAAGCTTGTTGGGAAGATTCCTACACAGTTGAATAGTTTGGATTTTCTTGAAGTGTTAAACCTTTCACAAAATCAGCTCGTTGGACCTATACCTCAGGGAAAACAATTCGATACCTTTGGCAGGGATTCCTACGCTGGTAACTTGGGACTGTGTGGGTTTCTATTATCAAGGAGCTGTGACAACACTGAGGCACCCTTTTTTCATGACAGCACTGAGGCACTCATTTTTCATGTGGAAGCAGATTCTGAATCTGGATTTGTGTGGAAAGCGACATTCATGGGTTATGGAAGTGGACTAGTGTTGGGAATATCTGCAGCATATATCATGTTCACACTTGGAAGACCCAAATGGCTTGTGAGGATGGTTGAAGAAGTAGGCTACAAATTGAAGAGATACCTCAGAGGACGAAGGAATTTGTAA
- the LOC108662690 gene encoding probable leucine-rich repeat receptor-like protein kinase At1g35710 translates to MCCLLIRSFQLLYLLLFLLNFQAYLSSCSSSITQLCSPEVAAALIQFKTSFSIIKDSSWKCDESYPKTNSWKEGSDCCSWDGVACDSIKGQVIGLDLSCSQLYGSIPSNSSLFHLPHLQKVNLAFNDFQFSKMSSKFRRFASLVYLNLSNTYLAGQVPSQISHLSKLVSLDLSGNYYQPLDRHTLEGLVQNLTEVRHLFLNDINMSSVHPNALMNLSSSLRTFNLNYCDLRGKFPKNIFHLPNLKSLYLADNINLTLYIPKLNRSSNLEILDLSFVSSSMELMDSIGNLVSLKHLVLYGANLMGSIPRPLWNLVSLEYLNLGNSNLSGSIPRSLRNFTQLCYLDLSGNYFSGQIPSSLTNLRQLEFLSISHNQLEGSIPDALPNLISLHLSFNLLNGTLPSWLYTVCTMKQIYLNDNKLSGDIKEFQCKSLEKISLGNNKLKGPLPSSIFQLVNLSTADFSHLSGIVHINMFSKLQNLQYLDLSYNNLSLNSNGTSVDYVFPNLRYLLLSSCNVNELSRFLKGSKSLQYLDLSNNKIYGKIPKWMWDVGKDYAALEFISQLFYRF, encoded by the coding sequence ATGTGCTGCTTACTCATCAGATCCTTTCAACTCCTCTACCTTCTTTTATTCCTCCTCAATTTTCAAGCGTATCTTTCatcttgttcttcttcaatAACACAACTGTGTTCTCCTGAAGTAGCTGCTGCATTGATCCAATTCAAGACCTCTTTTTCCATCATTAAAGACTCATCTTGGAAATGCGATGAATCTTATCCTAAGACAAATTCATGGAAGGAGGGTTCAGATTGCTGCTCATGGGATGGGGTCGCTTGTGATAGCATCAAAGGTCAAGTGATTGGCCTTGACTTGAGTTGCAGTCAGCTATATGGCAGCATCCCTTCCAATAGCAGTCTCTTCCATCTTCCACACTTGCAGAAGGTCAACCTAGCCTTCAACGATTTTCAGTTTTCCAAGATGTCGTCTAAGTTTCGTCGGTTTGCAAGTCTAGTGTATCTCAACCTCTCAAATACATACTTAGCAGGTCAAGTCCCATCCCAAATCTCCCACTTGTCGAAATTGGTTTCACTTGATCTCTCTGGGAATTATTATCAACCACTTGACAGACATACTTTGGAAGGACTTGTTCAGAACCTAACAGAGGTGAGACACCTTTTTCTTAATGATATCAATATGTCTTCTGTTCATCCTAATGCCTTGATGAATCTATCCTCATCTTTAAGGACTTTTAATCTCAACTATTGTGATTTGCGAGGAAAATTCccaaaaaacatttttcatctGCCAAACCTCAAGTCACTCTATTTAGCAGACAACATAAACCTCACTCTCTATATTCCAAAGTTGAACCGGAGCAGCAATCTTGAAATTTTAGATCTATCATTTGTGTCCTCTTCTATGGAATTGATGGATTCGATTGGGAATCTAGTTTCCTTGAAGCATTTGGTTCTCTACGGGGCCAACTTAATGGGATCAATTCCGAGACCATTGTGGAATCTAGTTTCCTTGGAATATTTAAATCTTGGTAATTCTAACTTATCAGGATCTATTCCGAGATCATTGAGGAACTTCACCCAACTCTGTTATTTAGACTTGTCAGGGAATTATTTTAGTGGACAAATTCCATCCTCACTTACAAACCTAAGACAGCTAGAATTCTTATCCATTTCTCATAACCAATTAGAGGGTTCCATTCCTGATGCCCTTCCTAATCTAATCTCTCTgcatttatcttttaatttactCAATGGAACACTTCCTTCATGGTTGTATACAGTTTGCACAATGAAGCAAATATATCTCAACGATAACAAGCTCAGTGGTGATATCAAGGAATTCCAATGCAAATCACTAGAAAAGATCTCTTTAGGGAATAATAAACTCAAAGGTCCTCTTCCATCTTCAATATTCCAACTTGTGAATCTTTCTACAGCTGACTTTTCACATCTAAGTGGTATTGTACATATTAACATGTTCTCAAAACTCCAAAATCTCCAATACCTTGATCTTTCATATAACAATCTATCGTTAAACTCTAATGGTACTAGTGTTGATTATGTATTTCCAAATCTTAGGTATTTGCTCTTGTCTTCTTGCAATGTCAATGAATTGTCCCGATTTTTAAAAGGTTCAAAAAGTTTGCAATATTTAGACCTTTccaacaataaaatttatggcAAGATTCCTAAGTGGATGTGGGATGTGGGGAAGGACTATGCTGCACTTGAATTTATCTCACAACTCTTTTACAGATTTTGA
- the LOC108662691 gene encoding tyrosine-sulfated glycopeptide receptor 1-like, giving the protein MGNLISLEWLELSSNELVGKIPTQLTSLGSLAVLNLSQNQLIGLIPLGKQFNTFGNDSYVGNLGSCGFPLSKRCDDTEASVFHEEADFEFGSVWKATFMGYGSGLVLGISATNIMFTLGRPKWLVRMVEEASYELKRYLRGGRNL; this is encoded by the coding sequence ATGGGGAATTTGATTAGTCTTGAATGGTTGGAGCTCTCTTCAAACGAGCTAGTTGGGAAGATTCCTACACAGTTGACTAGTTTGGGTTCTCTTGCAGTGTTAAACCTTTcacaaaatcagctcattgGACTTATACCTCTGGGAAAACAATTCAATACTTTTGGTAATGATTCCTATGTTGGTAACTTGGGATCGTGTGGGTTTCCATTGTCAAAGAGATGTGACGACACTGAGGCATCCGTTTTTCATGAGGAAGCAGACTTTGAGTTTGGATCTGTGTGGAAAGCGACATTTATGGGTTATGGAAGTGGACTAGTGTTGGGAATATCTGCAACAAATATCATGTTCACCCTTGGAAGACCCAAATGGCTTGTGAGGATGGTTGAAGAAGCCAGCTACGAACTTAAGAGATATCTCAGAGGAGGAAGAAATTTGTAA